Genomic DNA from Perca flavescens isolate YP-PL-M2 chromosome 23, PFLA_1.0, whole genome shotgun sequence:
TATCCAGATGTTGTGGCTCTGTGTTCCAGATGTTGTGGCTCTGTGTTCCAGATGTTGTGGCTCTGTGTTCCAGATGTTGTGGCTCTGTGTTCCAGGGTTTAATGTGGAGACGGTGGAGTACAAGAACATCTGTTTCACAGTCTGGGACGTCGGTGGTCAGGACAAGATCCGTCCTCTCTGGAGACACTACTTCCAGAACACACAGGTACTGGATCAGAACCAGAACACACAGGTACTGGATCAGAACCAGAACACACAGGTACCGAACCAGAACACACAGGTACCGAACCAGAACACACAGGTACCAGTACCAGAACCAGAACACACAGGTATCAGAACCAGAACACACAGGTACTGGATCagaaaattatgaaaatgtttcttGATCCTGTCActgatgtctgtctgtgtgtctgtgtgtgtctgtgtgtgtgtgtgtgtgtgtgtgtgtgtgtgtgtgtgtgtgtgtgtgtgtgtgtgtgtgtgtgtgtgtgtgtgtgtgtgtgtgtgtgtagggtctGATCTTCGTGGTGGACAGTAATGACCGAGAGAGAGTAACAGAGTCAGCGGAGGAACTCTCCAAGATGGTGAGTAACGTTCATGTtgacatgtttgtgttgtggagTATTTGGCGAGGCGTTTAGTGGTCCTAAAGAAAacttttcaataaaaaataaatgtaattgcacatccattattattattattattattattattattattattattattattattattattaaatatgtgtgtgtagaacATTGGAAATATTATTTAGTTCCATTGATCTGGCTCGGTGCTGCACCTACATCTTGTAAAGGTCCTGACCCAGCCGGCCGATAGTCTggtgaggtcggtgactcgagtctgttcggtgggtcccgtgccgtcgtcagtctgggggggccgtcggcgttcatttgggccgacctgacatgatcagtccggggggggggggagtcagGACTCACCTGGACATGGGGagctatggaggaaatatttattcataattcaaattgaaagtccaaaagGAAAacagcgagatcaaattaaaaatattattattttttaaattttccatttggctttggcttttgaatttaatatttggcttttgaatttccatttaacattgccttttcatttggacttgacacatgtcaatgtaaatgaggaggcgtggcccaaaggctggtgggagggtctgaaaccaaagggggGCAGAGGCCCCTTCTGAggagcagggggagcttactgctgaggagcacactgttaagcatctgtctgcagattcaccactaggctggctcTGGTTCCACATGATAGAACATGATGATGGAGGCTAAActcaaaccacatttcatgctacaacagtgaagttttcatgtagttactataactggtcccgtgttagtgaggactagattaggactggatttaaagctgattctggttcaccccaggtgtgtctgtttaaaacacgactcagacatcttctctcttttgatgttatatttaattaagcaacagtagaaacatgggggtgggtagctctgcttacgtgtgtttgtgtgtggtcagatcctCGAGATGTCagagtcgtgttttaaacagacacacctggggcgaagttgggaaccagaatcagctttaaatccagtcctaatctagtcctcactaacacgggaccagttatagtaactacatgaaaacttcactgttgtagcatgaaatgtggtttgagTTTAGCCTCCATCATCATGTTCTATCATGTGGAACCAgagccagcctagtggtgaatctgcagacagatgcttaacagtgtgctcctcagcagtaagctccccctgctccTCAGAAGGGGCCTCTGCccccctttggtttcagaccctcccaccagcctttgggccacgcctcctcatttacattgacatgtgtcaagtccaaatgaaaaggcaatgttaaatggaaattcaaaagccaaatattaaattcaaaagccaaagccaaatggaaaatttaaaaaataatatttttaatttgatctcgctgtTTTCcttttggactttcaatttgaattatgataaatatttcctccatagggagcaggatgaggtgacgagagtctctcaaaatctgatgaagaTCTTTTagactgacctttgttgatctgaaatgaagacagattcaggaactacacacacacacacacacacacacacagacagagacacacacacacacacacacacacacacacacacacacacacagacacacacacacacacacacacacacacacacacacagacacacacacacacacacacacacacacacacacacacacacacacacacacacacacacacacagagagacaacaaacacagacacacacacacacacacacacacacacacacacacagacacacacacacagacacacacagacacacacacacagacacacacagacacacacagagacacacacacacacacacacacacacacacacacagacacacacacacacacacacacacagacacacacacacacagagacacagagacacacacagacacacaaagagacacacacagacacacacagagacagacacagacacacacacacacacagacacacacacacacacacacacacacacagagacacacacagacacacacagacacacagacacacagagacacacacacagagacacacacagagacacacacacacagagagacactcacacacacacacagagacactgatcaGCTAACTGGCTTTACTGCCGTCTGATTGGCCGTCTGGTTGGGGGGTCTTTAAAGgcatacgccaccgtttgttgataTAGGGCTTATCACCGTCTCCCCTGAGACGTCATTGGGTCTGTGTGAGTGATGTCATCGTTGGGTCTGTGTGAGTGATGTCATCGTTGGGTCTGTGTGAGTGATGTCATCGTTGGGTCTGTGTGAGTGATGTCATCGTTGGGTCTGTGTGAGTGATGTCATCGTTGGGTCTGTGTGAGTGATGTCATCCTTTGCCCCCCGTAGATCCAGGAGGACGAGCTGAAGGAGGCGGTTCTTCTGGTGTTTGCTAACAAACAGGATCTTCCCAACGCCATGGGGGTCAGTGAACTCACCGACAAGCTGGGTCTACACAGCCTACGCAGCAGAActgtaagaacacacacacagagacacacacacacacacagacacacacacacagacacacacacacacacacacacacacacacacacacacacacacagacacacacacacacacacacacacacacacacacacacacacacagacacacacacacacagacagacacacacacacacacacacacacacacacacacacacacacacacacacacacacacacacacacacacacagacacacacacacacacacaacacacacacagacacacacacacagagacacacacacacacacacacacacacacacacacacacacagagacacagacacacacacacacacacacacacacacacacacacacagagacacacacacacacacacagagacacagacacacacacacacacacacagacacacacacacacacacacacacacacacacacacacacacacacacacacacacacacacacacacacagagacacagagacacacacacacacacagagacacacacacacacacagacacacacacacacagacacacacacacagagacacacacacacagagacacagacacacacacacacacacacagacacacacacacacacacacacacacacacacacacacacacacacacacacacacacacagagacacacacacacacacacacacacagagagacacagagacacacacacacacacacacacacacacacacacacacacacacacagacacacacacacacacacacagagacacacacagacacacacacacagagacacacacacacacacacacagacacacagacacacacacacacacacacacacacacacacacacagagacacacacagacacacacacacacagagacacacacacacacagagacacacacacacacagagacacacacacacacagacacagacacacacacacacacacacatatatatacacacagagacacagacacagacacacacagagacacacacacagagacacacacagacacacacacacacacacacacacacacacagagacacacacacacacacagacatacacacacacacagacacacatacatacacacacacacagacagagacacacacagtctctgtctgtctctctcctgtctgtcagtGGCATGTGCaggctacctgtctgtctctaacctgtctgtttctctcctgtctgtcagtGGCATGTGCaggctacctgtctgtctctaacctgtctgtctctctcctgtctgtcagtGGCATGTGCaggctacctgtctgtctctaacctgtctgtttctctcctgtctgtctctcagtggcATGTGCaggctacctgtctgtctctaacctgtctgtctctctcctgtctgtctctcagtggcATGTGCaggctacctgtctgtctctaacctgtctgtctctctcctgtctgtctctcagtggcATGTGCaggctacctgtctgtctctaacctgtctgtctctcagtggcATGTGCaggctacctgtctgtctctaacctgtctgtctctaacctgtctgtctctctcctgtctgtctctcagtggcATGTGCaggctacctgtctgtctctaacctgtctgtctctctcctgtctgtctctcagtggcATGTGCAGGCTACcggtctgtctctaacctgtctgtctctctcctgtctgtctcccagTGGCATGTGCaggctacctgtctgtctctaacctgtctgtctctctcctgtctgtctctcagtggcATGTGCaggctacctgtctgtctctaacctgtctgtctctaacctgtctgtctctctcctgtctgtctctcagtggcATGTGCaggctacctgtctgtctctaacctgtctgtctctgtctctcagtggcATGTGCaggctacctgtctgtctccaacctgtctgtctctctcctgtctgtctctcagtggcATGTGCaggctacctgtctgtctctctcctgtctgtctctcagtggcATGTGCaggctacctgtctgtctctaacctgtctgtctctaacctgtctgtctctcagtggcATGTGCaggctacctgtctgtctctaacctgtctgtctctctcctgtttGTCTCTCAGTGGCATGTGCaggctacctgtctgtctctaacctgtctgtctctctcctgtctgtctctcagtggcATGTGCaggctacctgtctgtctctaacctgtctgtctctctcctgtttGTCTCTCATTGGCATGTGCAGGCTACcggtctgtctctaacctgtctgtctctaacctgtctgtctctctcctgtctgtctctcagtggcATGTGCAggctacctgtctgtctttaacctgtctgtctctctcctgtctgtctctcagtggcAACCTGTCTGTCTCAGGCATGtgcacctgtctgtctctaacctgtctgtctctctcctgtctgtctctcagtggcATGTGCaggctacctgtctgtctctaacctgtctgtctctctcctgtctgtctctcagtggcATGTGCaggctacctgtctgtctctaacctgtctgtctctctcctgtctgtctctcagtggcATGTGCaggctacctgtctgtctctaacctgtctgtctctctcctgtctgtctctcagtggcATGTGCaggctacctgtctgtctctaacctgtctgtctctcagtggcATGTGCaggctacctgtctgtctctaacctgtctgtctctaacctgtctgtctctctcctgtctgtctctcagtggcATGTGCaggctacctgtctgtctctaacctgtctgtctctctcctgtctgtctctcagtggcATGTGCAGGCTACcggtctgtctctaacctgtctgtctctctcctgtctgtctcccagTGGCATGTGCaggctacctgtctgtctctaacctgtctgtctctctcctgtctgtctctcagtggcATGTGCaggctacctgtctgtctctaacctgtctgtctctaacctgtctgtctctctcctgtctgtctctcagtggcATGTGCaggctacctgtctgtctctaacctgtctgtctctctcctgtctgtctctcagtggcATGTGCaggctacctgtctgtctccaacctgtctgtctctctcctgtctgtctctcagtggcATGTGCaggctacctgtctgtctctctcctgtctgtctctcagtggcATGTGCAggctatctgtctgtctctaacctgtctgtctctaacctgtctgtctctcagtggcATGTGCaggctacctgtctgtctctaacctgtctgtctctctcctgtttGTCTCTCAGTGGCATGTGCaggctacctgtctgtctctaacctgtctgtctctctcctgtctgtctctcagtggcATGTGCaggctacctgtctgtctctaacctgtctgtctctctcctgtttGTCTCTCATTGGCATGTGCAGGCTACcggtctgtctctaacctgtctgtctctaacctgtctgtctctctcctgtctgtctctcagtggcATGTGCAggctacctgtctgtctttaacctgtctgtctctctcctgtctgtctctcagtggcATGTGCaggctacctgtctgtctctaacctgtctgtctctctcctgtctgtctctcagtggcATGTGCaggctacctgtctgtctctaacctgtctgtctctctcctgtctgtctctcagtggcATGTGCaggctacctgtctgtctctaacctgtctgtctctctcctgtctgtctctcagtggcATGTGCaggctacctgtctgtctctaacctgtctgtctctctcctgtctgtctctcagtggcATGTGCAGGCTACCTGTGCCACGCAGGGCACCGGTCTGTACGAGGGTCTTGATTGGCTGTCCAACGAGCTGTCGAAGCGCTAACGCctcacaggaaacaggaagcagcagactgatgatgtcatcactgaTGGCCTTGTACAGAGATGAAGACGAggaactgtttttgtttttttaaattataaatgtgtctgtctgtaggaGGAAGTGATGTCATGGACTCTGAGctcatcctcttcttcttctgttcttCCTaaaaaggtttcctaaatgggtttttttttttttttattcgcaTGTTTTAACTCTGAATCATGTGACAGGAAGTGATGGAATGGGAGGGGCTTAAGATAGCTGACAGTTTCCTGTGGTCaggggggcggggcttaagatAGCTGACAGTGTCCTGTGGTCAAGGGGCGGGGCTTAATTATATGGGCGGGGTTTAAGTGTCGGGGGGGGGCGGGGTTAACTCATTCCACAGAGCCGGCCGCGGCGTCATTCCTCAAcaatgtgaagaagaagaagcagcgaGACGATGATGATGcaataaaggtttttttttcttctcagctGTTTGGCAGATTtccttttttataaaaacataacttCTCTCTGAGGCTAAGATACGGGAAGGTACGCTGTAGCTTTAAGACGAGGGAAGGTACGCTGTAGCTTTAAGACGGGGGAAGGTATGAGCTTTAAGATTTAGGGAAGGTACGCTGTAGCTTTAAGACGAGAGAAGGTACGCTGTAGCTTTAAGATTTAGGGAAGGTACGCTGTAGCTTTTAAGACGAGAGAAGGTACGCTGTAGCTTTAAGATTTGTAGAAGGTACGCTGTAGCTTTAAGACGAGGGAAGGTATGCTGTAG
This window encodes:
- the LOC114549931 gene encoding ADP-ribosylation factor 4 isoform X2 — encoded protein: MGLTISSLFSKFFGKKQMRILMVGLDAAGKTTILYKLKLGEIVTTIPTIGFNVETVEYKNICFTVWDVGGQDKIRPLWRHYFQNTQGLIFVVDSNDRERVTESAEELSKMIQEDELKEAVLLVFANKQDLPNAMGVSELTDKLGLHSLRSRTWHVQATCATQGTGLYEGLDWLSNELSKR
- the LOC114549931 gene encoding ADP-ribosylation factor 5 isoform X1, which gives rise to MGLTISSLFSKFFGKKQMRILMVGLDAAGKTTILYKLKLGEIVTTIPTIGFNVETVEYKNICFTVWDVGGQDKIRPLWRHYFQNTQGLIFVVDSNDRERVTESAEELSKMIQEDELKEAVLLVFANKQDLPNAMGVSELTDKLGLHSLRSRTWHVQATCLSLTCLSLTCLSLSCLSLSGMCRLPVPRRAPVCTRVLIGCPTSCRSANASQETGSSRLMMSSLMALYRDEDEELFLFF